The following are from one region of the Lagopus muta isolate bLagMut1 chromosome 37, bLagMut1 primary, whole genome shotgun sequence genome:
- the MRPS12 gene encoding 28S ribosomal protein S12, mitochondrial, whose amino-acid sequence MSLCAVLRTAALLRGCVFGSPPTAAMATLNQMHRKGRPKPPPPKLGPTFGRPQLKGVVVRNLIRKPKKPNSANRKCVRVRLSNGREVVCFVPGEGHNLQEHHVVLVQGGRTQDLPGVKLTIVRGKYDCAHVQKKK is encoded by the exons ATGTCGCTCTGCGCTGTACTTAGGACCGCAGCCTTGCTGCGCGGCTGCG TCTTTGGGTCGCCGCCGACCGCCGCCATGGCTACGCTGAACCAGATGCACCGGAAGGGCCGGCCCAAGCCGCCGCCTCCCAAGCTGGGTCCCACCTTCGGCCGCCCGCAGCTGAAGGGGGTGGTGGTGAGGAACCTCATCCGCAAACCCAAGAAGCCGAACTCAGCCAACAGGAAATGCGTGCGGGTGCGGCTGAGCAACGGGCGGGAGGTGGTGTGCTTCGTGCCGGGCGAGGGCCACAACCTGCAGGAGCACCACGTGGTGCTGGTGCAGGGCGGCCGCACGCAGGACCTGCCGGGGGTGAAGCTGACCATCGTACGGGGGAAGTATGACTGCGCACACGTGCAGAAAAAGAAGTGA
- the SARS2 gene encoding serine--tRNA ligase, mitochondrial isoform X2 — protein MAAPRALAAARRAVAVAARGRRTAGTGAAPRGRAERSRLYEHVREGLSARPQLDMAALSAHPAEAARELERRKGPLREGELREILQTWARLEEVRAAIAGLEAEKEEVALAVHALVTTHAKDTLHAVPEYTALRERGRAVRLQLRELLAEEAALDERFYLHALQLPNSTHPAVPVGDESQARVLEVVGEKPAFDFQPKGHLELGEELDIIRQRRLSHISGHRSYYLCGAGALLQHALVNFVLAKLVPKGFLPMTVPDLLRGAVFEGCGMQPNITPSPVYCIDPARFEDLCLAGTSEVGIAGYFMDHAVRLQDMPIRIVCSSTCYRAETDTGREPWGLYRVHQFTKVEMFGVTAAESGAESEMMLDEFLTLQKEIFSELGLHYRSWDSQRTASLTSKPGCQDGANMGRSPAPPTAPITKAGG, from the exons atggcggcgcccAGGGCGCTGGCAGCGGCGCGGCGCGCTGTGGCGGTAGCAGCACGCGGGCGGCGCACAGCGGGCACCGGAGCCGCTCCGCGAGGTCGGGCGGAGCGGAGCCGACTATATGAGCACGTGCGGGAGGGGCTGAGCGCGCGGCCGCAGCTCGATATGGCGGCGCTGAGTGCGCACCCGGCGGAGGCCGCGCGGGAACTGGAGCGGAGGAAAGGACCGCTGAGGGAGGGCGAGCTGCGTGAGATC CTGCAGACCTGGGCCCGCCTGGAGGAGGTGCGTGCGGCCATCGCTGGACTCGAGGCCGAGAAGGAGGAGGTGGCGCTGGCAGTGCACGCCCTGGTG ACCACCCACGCCAAGGACACGCTGCATGCG GTCCCCGAATACACGGCGCTGCGGGAACGGGGCCGTGCggtgaggctgcagctgagggaactgctGGCAGAGGAGGCAGCGTTGGATGAACGCTTCTACCTGCATGCCTTGCAGCTGCCCAACAGCACCCACCCAGCAGTG cccgTCGGTGATGAGAGCCAGGCCCGTGTGTTGGAGGTGGTGGGGGAGAAGCCAG catTCGACTTCCAGCCTAAGGGCCACCTGgagctgggtgaggagctggacATCATCCGCCAGCG GAGGCTGTCACACATCTCAGGTCACCGCTCCTATTACCTGTGTGGGGCAGGCGCGCTGCTGCAGCACGCCTTGGTGAACTTTGTGCTGGCCAAACTGGTGCCCAAG GGCTTCCTGCCCATGACGGTCCCTGACCTGCTGCGCGGCGCCGTCTTT gagggctgtgggatgcagcCCAACATCACCCCATCTCCCGTGTACTGCATCGACCCGGCTCGCTTCGAGGACCTGTGCCTGGCTGGCACCTCCGAGGTGGGGATtgcag GTTACTTCATGGACCACGCGGTGCGGCTGCAGGACATGCCCATCag GATCGTCTGCTCCAGCACGTGTTACCGTGCAGAGACCGACACGGGCCGAGAGCCCTGGGGCCTTTATCGTGTGCACCAGTTCACCAAG GTGGAGATGTTTGGGGTGACGGCAGCAGAAAGCGGAGCCGAGAGCGAGATGATGCTGGATGAATTCCTCACGCTGCAGAAGGAGATTTTttcagagctggggctgcattACCG GAGCTGGGACTCCCAGCGTACCGCAAGTTTGACATCGAAGCCTGGATGCCAGGACGGGGCAAATATGGGGAG ATCTCCAGCACCTCCAACTGCACCGATTACCAAAGCCGGCGGCTGA
- the SARS2 gene encoding serine--tRNA ligase, mitochondrial isoform X1 → MAAPRALAAARRAVAVAARGRRTAGTGAAPRGRAERSRLYEHVREGLSARPQLDMAALSAHPAEAARELERRKGPLREGELREILQTWARLEEVRAAIAGLEAEKEEVALAVHALVTTHAKDTLHAVPEYTALRERGRAVRLQLRELLAEEAALDERFYLHALQLPNSTHPAVPVGDESQARVLEVVGEKPAFDFQPKGHLELGEELDIIRQRRLSHISGHRSYYLCGAGALLQHALVNFVLAKLVPKGFLPMTVPDLLRGAVFEGCGMQPNITPSPVYCIDPARFEDLCLAGTSEVGIAGYFMDHAVRLQDMPIRIVCSSTCYRAETDTGREPWGLYRVHQFTKVEMFGVTAAESGAESEMMLDEFLTLQKEIFSELGLHYRVLDMPTQELGLPAYRKFDIEAWMPGRGKYGEISSTSNCTDYQSRRLNIMYSDGAGKLHHAHTVNGTACAVPRLLIALLECNQQPDGSVRVPPALRPFVGQDVIERPPAPLLRYIGPNQPGGGGTGGATCPLLNAREALK, encoded by the exons atggcggcgcccAGGGCGCTGGCAGCGGCGCGGCGCGCTGTGGCGGTAGCAGCACGCGGGCGGCGCACAGCGGGCACCGGAGCCGCTCCGCGAGGTCGGGCGGAGCGGAGCCGACTATATGAGCACGTGCGGGAGGGGCTGAGCGCGCGGCCGCAGCTCGATATGGCGGCGCTGAGTGCGCACCCGGCGGAGGCCGCGCGGGAACTGGAGCGGAGGAAAGGACCGCTGAGGGAGGGCGAGCTGCGTGAGATC CTGCAGACCTGGGCCCGCCTGGAGGAGGTGCGTGCGGCCATCGCTGGACTCGAGGCCGAGAAGGAGGAGGTGGCGCTGGCAGTGCACGCCCTGGTG ACCACCCACGCCAAGGACACGCTGCATGCG GTCCCCGAATACACGGCGCTGCGGGAACGGGGCCGTGCggtgaggctgcagctgagggaactgctGGCAGAGGAGGCAGCGTTGGATGAACGCTTCTACCTGCATGCCTTGCAGCTGCCCAACAGCACCCACCCAGCAGTG cccgTCGGTGATGAGAGCCAGGCCCGTGTGTTGGAGGTGGTGGGGGAGAAGCCAG catTCGACTTCCAGCCTAAGGGCCACCTGgagctgggtgaggagctggacATCATCCGCCAGCG GAGGCTGTCACACATCTCAGGTCACCGCTCCTATTACCTGTGTGGGGCAGGCGCGCTGCTGCAGCACGCCTTGGTGAACTTTGTGCTGGCCAAACTGGTGCCCAAG GGCTTCCTGCCCATGACGGTCCCTGACCTGCTGCGCGGCGCCGTCTTT gagggctgtgggatgcagcCCAACATCACCCCATCTCCCGTGTACTGCATCGACCCGGCTCGCTTCGAGGACCTGTGCCTGGCTGGCACCTCCGAGGTGGGGATtgcag GTTACTTCATGGACCACGCGGTGCGGCTGCAGGACATGCCCATCag GATCGTCTGCTCCAGCACGTGTTACCGTGCAGAGACCGACACGGGCCGAGAGCCCTGGGGCCTTTATCGTGTGCACCAGTTCACCAAG GTGGAGATGTTTGGGGTGACGGCAGCAGAAAGCGGAGCCGAGAGCGAGATGATGCTGGATGAATTCCTCACGCTGCAGAAGGAGATTTTttcagagctggggctgcattACCG TGTTCTGGATATGCCCACACAGGAGCTGGGACTCCCAGCGTACCGCAAGTTTGACATCGAAGCCTGGATGCCAGGACGGGGCAAATATGGGGAG ATCTCCAGCACCTCCAACTGCACCGATTACCAAAGCCGGCGGCTGAACATCATGTACAGCGATGGGGCTGGGAAGCTGCACCACGCACACACG GTGAATGGCACCGCCTGTGCCGTCCCCCGGCTGCTCATCGCCCTTCTGGAGTGCAACCAACAGCCG GATGGCAGCGTCCGTGTGCCCCCCGCCCTGCGGCCTTTTGTTGGTCAGGATGTGATCGAGcggcccccagccccactgctgcgTTACATCGGCCCCAACCaacctggggggggggggacagggggGGCCACGTGTCCCCTCCTCAATGCTCGTGAGGCCTTGAAATAA